Genomic window (Chryseobacterium bernardetii):
CTCACAAAAAGAAATTCATCCCTTGTTACTTCTACATTTTCTTTTCTGCTTTCAAGAATTGTCTGTGCCTTGCTTACTGCCTGCAGAAATCTTACCGGCATAATGGGCTTTAGAAGGTAATCTGCAATATTAAGCTCAAAGGCTTCCAGCGCATATTCCTTTTTTGAGGTCGTGAAAATGATGATGGTCTCTTTACCCGAAAGCGTTTTCGTGAGCTCAATTCCTGTCATTTCCGGCATTTCTATATCGAGAAATATCAGATCGACGGAATTGGACTGAAGATAATGATAAGCTTCTATAGCATTGGAAAACTCGCTGACAATGGAAAGATCCGGAACCTGTTTCGCGAGGTGGGCTAATGTTGTTCTTGCAATATCATTATCATCCACGATTAAGGCTTTCATAGGTATAGGTGTTTATGATTTACACAAAGATAATTATAACTTTTTTATTTTGTGTTATCTGAAATAGGAACGGATCATCCATGCCATTTCTTCATGGGTTTCCATCAGGCCTGTAATAAAATCGCTGGTGCCGTAATCTTTATAGGTTTCTGCAAATGGAGTGATATTTCCGCGAAGGAATTCGATGATGCTTTCATGATCGCTTAACAGATCTTTCATGTATCCGAGACCGTCATTTGTTCTTTCGCTGTATTCCGTTAAATGGGTTAGTTCCAGATAGATTTTCATTGTTGCCGGTGCATAATGTCCGATTTTACGCATTCTTTCCGCAACGCTGTCCATCAGTTCATCCAGTTGCTTGTACTGTTCCTCAAAGAAAATGTGATTGGCGTGGAAGTTATCTCCGGTTACATTCCAATGGGCATTTCTTGTTTTGATGTAAAGAAGCGTTTCGTCTGCCAATAATTTTGCTAATTGTTCTGCAACGGCTTCCGCGTTTTTTTCTGTAATTCCGATTTTTGTTTTCATAATAATAAGATTTTAGTTGAGTATTATTACCTTTTTCTGATGTAAAGGTCTGCAATAACGCAACAAAACGGCTTGGAATTTCGATGAACGGGCAGAAAGACTCGTTGAATTGGGCTGCAAAATTTATCGGATATTGATACATAGAGATCCGAAATAGAAAAAACTTATCAGCTTATTGTACCGGAAGAGCTCTTTAAAAAATAAATTGGCTCAGTCTCAAAAGTTGGGGGGAATGTTAAGTAGTTTTATCTTTGCATCATGTTAAGCGATCACGACCTTCTTAAATTATTACTTCCGGAATTTTTAGTAGAGCACTTTGATATCCTCAAAGCAGAAACTCATGATGCAGAACTTCATATTTATTTTGAAGAAAGAAACAGTATTCCCCATGAATTTAAAGAAAGGAGACTTGAATCCAAGGGCTTTTTACCTGAAATCATTGTAGATGATTATCCATTACGGGGTAAAATCGTAAAGCTCCATGTTAAAAGAAGGAGATGGACAGATAAATCCTCCGGTGAGATCCTTCAGAGAGACTGGCAGCTTGTAGCGAAAGGCACACGGATGACAAAGGATTTGGCAGTCTTCTTAAAAAAAATTAGCAGACACTAAAGCTCTTCCCCTAAAAGTTATAGCAGAATTTTTCGGGATCAAAGGCAAGACCTTCCAGAGGCAATACAAGAATAATCTCAGCGAATATCATAGCTGGGAACAAAAACCGCACGCAGAGGACTGGATCATTTACCCTGAAAATGTCTCAGCCTCCTTATCTTTAGACGAAGTAGCATTATCTGATGGAGAACTTTATACCGTTCTTACCTCCAAAAAAGCAAAAGGGAGAAAAGGAAGTATTGTTGCTATGATAAAAGGTACCCAGAGTGATTTTGTCATCACACATCTTTTGAAGATCAGCAGAAAACTTCGGATGAAGGTAAACGAAATTACATTGGATATGGCGGGTTCCATGAAGCGTATTGCCCAACGCTGCTTTCCTGATGCAGTACAGGTTATTGATCGTTTTCATGTTCAGAAGCTGTCCATAGAGGCCCTTCAGGAGATCAGGATCAGGCATCGCTGGGAAGCCATTGAAATGGAAAACAATCCTTTTAACAGTCACTCAGCTGAAACAGAAGTTTTTGCAAATGGAGATACCCGGAAACAGCTCTTGGTAAGAAGCAGGTATTTACTATATAAAAGCCGTGAGAAATGGACTCTGTCCCAGAAACAAAGAGCTTCGATCCTTTTTACCCAGTATCCTGATCTGGAACAGGCATATGAATTGACTGATGGACTTAGAAAAATTTATAACCAGAATATTTCGAAATCTGTAGCCATGACTAAACTGGCCCATTGGTTTAGAAATGTGGAAGAAGCAGAGTTTAAATCTTTTTCTACCTTAAGAAAAACAATAATGAATCATTATAGAAATATTCTCAACTACTTTGATCAAAGAAGCACCAATGCTGCTGCTGAATCTTTCAATGCGAAAATAAAAAACTTCAGAATGCAGCTCAGAGGAGTAAAAGACAGAACCTTTTTTATCTTCAGATTAGCTAAACTTTTTGCCTAGCCCCCAACTTTTGCGCTTGATCCAATAAATTTGCATTCTTTTTTCAGCTTTGAACATACAACAAATAAAAAAACCTGCAAAATCATTGATTTTCCAGGTTTAAATACTTTTTGATGTTTTTGAAAACTTCCGTTTTCCCAACTCTGCGGAGAGTGAGGGATTTTGTAACCTCCCTTCATCCCTTTATTTATAAGCGTTGCGCTGTAGCATCTTTTAATTGGCCCTAAATAGGTCACCTGCAAAAAAGCGGTAAAATCCTAATTTATATTTTACTTAGTAAAACTAGGAATTTTCGCTCAAATCTGCAAGTGAAAAGTTCAAAATTTGAACAAGTTTTTTAGAGTTTAAAGCAAGAATTTAATCCTTCTCTTTGTCCCTGAAACTTCTCAATTGAAATATTTCTAAAAGAAAGCGAAGAAAAAAAAATTAAAAAAAAGAAAAAAAGAAAGCCTTTTGAAAATGAGCGTGGCATTCTGTCAAGGTTTTTTTGAAAAAGTTTTTGCGTAGATTTTTATACGTAAAAAGTTTTTCTGAAAATCCGGAGGGCTTGACCTTGACAGAATTTAGCTGGAGGAATAGGGAGCGAAGTATCTTTGGTTTCTGTTTTTATTTTTTGCGTGAATATTGTAGAATAATTATTATAATTCAAATAAATGATAATTTAGAGCATATGCAAAACGCTGTACGACTATTGTTTGTCAGTTTGATTTCCAGACAAACGGAAAGCCTATAATCAAGCGATGGCAAGATGGTTTGGAATGAAATTTTAAAAGGAAATTCGGAAGGTTGGATTTAAACAATTGAGGATTAGAACAATTACAGGAAGTAGCCTCAAAAGCTATGAAGAAATTTTTAAAAATGATATTCCTTATAACAGAAAGATTTATCTCAAATATCGAAATAAATTATTGCAAGAGGTGAATTTGATGTCACAGAAAAAGTTTTAAAGAGCATCTTTAAATATTCTACAGCAAATTCTGTTTGATGTCATCAAGAGCTCCAATAGTTATTTAGCTATTAACAGATTTGATTGCACTATAATCAAGTTTTAAGTCTATTGTTTGTAATAAAGAATATCCTTTTGAATATTTTTTATGTGCTTAAACAGAATTGCTGTCAATTGAAGCAAACGCATCTGTTCTACATTTAAGAAATCTCAATCTGTTTTAAAACAATCAATTTTAAAGCCTCAAAACGATTAGTTAATCAATTTAAATAGTGCTCAGTAATTTCCAACAGCAAAACAATTTACACAAAACCAACACTTAGCCACTCGTGACTGGCTTTTGCCTATGCTGATGAACGGCAAGTAAAAGTTGATAAATAGTAAGATAAATTATCATTTATTGTACGACTATGGCTATTTTTGTTTTTCATTCCTTTGCGCCTTCAAAAATTTAAGAAAATTTAGTACAATGAAGGAATTAGTGAAGCAAGAAATAATTAATGCAATGCAAACAGTTTTAAACTTTCAACAGTTAATGATGCTTGAAAAGGTAATACATCAATCTTTTCATTCTGTGATAGTTACTCAAAAAAATAATACTGAAGAAGAGTTGGAAACTGACAATATAAGTGTTCTAAATTTATTTATTTCATCCAAAAAAGTGGAAGGTTGTTCTGAAAAGTCATTGAAATATTATTTTTCTACCATAGATACTCTGTTTCAAAAACTAAAAAAGAAAGTTACAGAAATCTCTACTAATGATTTAAGATTCTATCTTTCAGAATATCAGGAGGTAAAAAAATCCAGTAAAGTCACCATAGATAATATTCGTAGGATATTTTCAAGTTTTTTTTCTTGGTTAGAAGATGAAGATTACATTTTAAAAAGTCCTGTAAGAAGGATTCATAAAGTAAAGACCGCCAGAACCATACAGGAGGTACTTAGTGATGAAGATATAGAAGTACTTAG
Coding sequences:
- a CDS encoding LytR/AlgR family response regulator transcription factor, yielding MKALIVDDNDIARTTLAHLAKQVPDLSIVSEFSNAIEAYHYLQSNSVDLIFLDIEMPEMTGIELTKTLSGKETIIIFTTSKKEYALEAFELNIADYLLKPIMPVRFLQAVSKAQTILESRKENVEVTRDEFLFVRDSNITRRLKLDDIFYAEAMGDYVKFYTKEKMFAIHGKMKTAEERLPKDHFIRVHRSYIVSVGKIDTLQDGGIMINGKFIPVADAYRKALNTRMNVF
- a CDS encoding Dps family protein, coding for MKTKIGITEKNAEAVAEQLAKLLADETLLYIKTRNAHWNVTGDNFHANHIFFEEQYKQLDELMDSVAERMRKIGHYAPATMKIYLELTHLTEYSERTNDGLGYMKDLLSDHESIIEFLRGNITPFAETYKDYGTSDFITGLMETHEEMAWMIRSYFR
- a CDS encoding ISAon1 family transposase N-terminal region protein, which translates into the protein MLSDHDLLKLLLPEFLVEHFDILKAETHDAELHIYFEERNSIPHEFKERRLESKGFLPEIIVDDYPLRGKIVKLHVKRRRWTDKSSGEILQRDWQLVAKGTRMTKDLAVFLKKISRH
- a CDS encoding ISAon1 family transposase — translated: MKGKTFQRQYKNNLSEYHSWEQKPHAEDWIIYPENVSASLSLDEVALSDGELYTVLTSKKAKGRKGSIVAMIKGTQSDFVITHLLKISRKLRMKVNEITLDMAGSMKRIAQRCFPDAVQVIDRFHVQKLSIEALQEIRIRHRWEAIEMENNPFNSHSAETEVFANGDTRKQLLVRSRYLLYKSREKWTLSQKQRASILFTQYPDLEQAYELTDGLRKIYNQNISKSVAMTKLAHWFRNVEEAEFKSFSTLRKTIMNHYRNILNYFDQRSTNAAAESFNAKIKNFRMQLRGVKDRTFFIFRLAKLFA
- the xerA gene encoding site-specific tyrosine recombinase/integron integrase; this translates as MKELVKQEIINAMQTVLNFQQLMMLEKVIHQSFHSVIVTQKNNTEEELETDNISVLNLFISSKKVEGCSEKSLKYYFSTIDTLFQKLKKKVTEISTNDLRFYLSEYQEVKKSSKVTIDNIRRIFSSFFSWLEDEDYILKSPVRRIHKVKTARTIQEVLSDEDIEVLRDNCKQIRDLTLIEMLSSTGIRVGELVKINVKDIDFHERSCIVTGKGNKQREVYFDARTKIHLKEYLETRNDDNEALFVSLSKPNQRLSIGGIESILRKLGQKTKINKVHPHKFRRTLATMAIDKGMPIEQVQKLLGHVKIDTTLHYAMVNQANVKIAHRKFIS